From Triticum urartu cultivar G1812 chromosome 2, Tu2.1, whole genome shotgun sequence, a single genomic window includes:
- the LOC125535510 gene encoding 26S proteasome regulatory subunit 4 homolog, translated as MGQGTPGGMGKQGGAPGDRGKPGGDGDKKDKKFEPPAAPSRVGRKQRRQKGPEAAARLPGVAPLSKCRLRLLKLDRVKDYLLMEEEFVAAQERLRPTEEKTEEDRSKVDDLRGTPMSVGSLEEIIDESHAIVSSSVGPEYYVSILSFVDKDQLEPGCSILMHNKVLSVVGILQDEVDPMVSVMKVEKAPLESYADIGGLDAQIQEIKEAVELPLTHPELYEDIGIRPPKGVILYGEPGTGKTLLAKAVANSTSATFLRVVGSELIQKYLGDGPKLVRELFRVADELSPSIVFIDEIDAVGTKRYDAHSGGEREIQRTMLELLNQLDGFDSRGDVKVILATNRIESLDPALLRPGRIDRKIEFPLPDIKTRRRIFQIHTAKMTLSDDVNLEEFVMTKDEFSGADIKAICTESGLLALRERRMKVTHADFKKAKEKVMFKKKEGVPEGLYM; from the exons ATGGGGCAGGGCACGCCGGGCGGCATGGGCAAGCAGGGCGGCGCGCCGGGCGACCGCGGCAAgccgggcggcgacggcgacaagaaggacaagaagttcGAGCCGCCCGCCGCGCCGTCCCGGGTCGGCCGCAAGCAGCGCCGCCAGAAGGGGCCCGAGGCGGCCGCCCGCCTCCCCGGCGTCGCGCCGCTCTCCAAgtgccgcctccgcctcctcaaGCTCGACCGCGTCAAGGACTACCTCCTCATGGAGGAGGAGTTCGTCGCCGCGCAGGAGCGCCTCCGCCCCACCGAGGAGAAGACGGAGGAGGACCGCTCCAAGGTCGACGACCTCCGCGGCACCCCCATGAGCGTCGGCTCCCTCGAGGAGATCATCGACGAGAGCCACGCCATCGTCTCCTCCTCCGTCGGCCCCGAGTACTACGTCAGCATACTCTCCTTCGTCGACAAGGACCAGCTCGAGCCAGGATGCTCCATCCTCATGCACAACAAG GTTCTTTCTGTGGTTGGAATTCTGCAAGACGAAGTTGACCCTATGGTATCTGTGATGAAAGTTGAGAAAGCTCCACTAGAATCATATGCAGACATTGGAGGGTTAGATGCTCAGattcaagaaataaaggaggcgGTTGAGCTTCCGCTGACCCACCCTGAGCTATATGAAGACATTGGAATAAGGCCACCCAAGGGGGTCATATTATATGGAGAACCTGGAACAGGGAAAACTCTACTTGCCAAG GCTGTTGCTAACTCCACATCTGCAACTTTCTTACGTGTCGTTGGAAGTGAACTTATTCAGAAGTACCTTGGCGATGGTCCAAAACTAGTTAGAGAACTATTTAGAGTGGCGGATGAGCTTTCCCCCTCGATAGTCTTCATCGACGAGATCGATGCAGTTGGAACAAAGAGGTATGACGCTCATTCAGGAGGGGAGCGTGAGATTCAGAGAACTATGTTGGAGCTGCTGAACCAGCTAGATGGTTTTGATTCGCGTGGAGATGTTAAAGTTATTCTAGCTACAAATCGCATTGAAAGTCTTGATCCAGCCTTGCTTCGCCCTGGCCGAATAGACCGAAAGATAGAATTCCCTCTTCCAGACATTAAGACTAGGCGGCGCATCTTCCAG ATACACACGGCGAAGATGACATTGTCAGATGATGTGAACCTGGAAGAGTTTGTCATGACTAAGGATGAGTTTTCTGGTGCTGACATCAAAGCAATATGCACCGAATCTGGCTTGCTTGCTTTGAGAGAGCGTAGGATGAAG GTGACGCACGCCGACTTCAAGAAGGCAAAGGAGAAGGTCATGTTCAAGAAGAAGGAAGGCGTGCCGGAGGGGCTTTACATGTGA
- the LOC125535511 gene encoding leucine-rich repeat receptor-like protein kinase PEPR2, translating into MSRIFLLLLLHLLLLLILPPATSATPPSPTAVLLSFLASLPEASQRILLPSWQSSTNTSSAATQHCAFRGVTCTAAGAVAALNLSGLGLAGALSASAPRLCALPTALSSLDLSGNGFAGPVPAALAACSGVATLLLARNRLTGPVPPELLSSRQLRKVDLGGNALAGEIPAVPAAGAGASVLEHLDLSNNSLAGAIPPELLASLPGIRVLNLSTNGLTGPLPEFPAHCRLTYLAVDSNGGITGELPGSLANCGNLTDIILSYNKIGGTVPDFFASLPRLQQLFLDDNSFVGELPASIGELADLESLAVTKNGMTGPVPEAIGRCKSLTMLYLNGNWFNGSIPRFVGNLSRLQRFSMADNGMAGTIPREIGKCRELVELQLQNNSLSGTIPPDFSELGRLRKLALFKNTLHGTVPPALWQMPDMEELQLYNNSLSGEVPAGITQSRKLRELILAFNNFTGEVPGALGLNTTHGLVRVDLTGNRFRGAIPAGLCTGGRLAVLVVGHNQFSGGIPGEIAKCQSLWRVRFNDNKLSGSLQDLATNTGWSFVDLSGNRFDGRIPSVLGSWRNLTMLDLSSNNFAGPIPHELGALSMIGTLRLSLNRLTGPIPPELKNCKRLFYLDLGGNHLNGSIPAEVATLDSLQYLLLGGNKLTGTIPDSFTATQGLLELDLGGNSLEGTIPVSLGNLQYISRNLDLSNNRLRGQIPSSLGNLRSLEVLDLSANSLSGPIPSQLSNMISLSAVNVSFNELSGQLPAGNWAKLADESPDAFRGNAQLCTHPGNAPCSRDQSRKTRRRNTQVIVALLLSTFTVMVAALCAIHFIVKRSKRLSAKNGSVRNLDSTEELPEDLTYEDILRATDNLSEKYVIGKGRHGTVYKTQFAVGKQWAVKTVDLSRCGFPIEMKILNTVRHRNIVRMAGYCIRRNVGMILYEYMPEGTLFELLHERTPQVALDWTARHIIALGAAEGLSYLHHDCVPMIVHRDVKSSNILMDVELVPKITDFGMGKIVGDEDADATVSVVVGTLGYIAPEQGYSTRLTEKSDVYSYGVVLLELLTRKMPVDPAFGDGVDIVTWMRSNLTVQADYGSIMSCLDEEIMYWPEHEQAKALDLLDLAVSCTQTACQSRPSMREVVNILMRIDESIIISEHHHK; encoded by the exons ATGTCGCGCATCTTCTTGCTCCTGCTCCtgcatctcctcctcctcctcatcttacCACCCGCCACCTCCgccacgccgccgtcgccgacgGCCGTCCTCCTCTCCTTCCTCGCCTCCCTGCCCGAGGCCTCCCAGCGGATCCTCCTGCCGTCCTGGCAGAGCAGCACCAACACCAGCTCGGCGGCCACCCAGCACTGCGCGTTCCGTGGCGTCACGTGCACCGCCGCGGGGGCCGTCGCCGCGCTGAACCTCTCCGGGCTGGGCCTGGCGGGCGCGCTGTCCGCGTCCGCGCCGCGCCTCTGCGCGCTCCCGACGGCCCTCTCCTCGCTCGACCTCAGCGGGAACGGCTTCGCCGGCCCCGTCCCGGCCGCGCTCGCCGCGTGTTCCGGCGTGGCCACCCTCCTCCTGGCACGCAACCGCCTCACGGGGCCCGTGCCTCCGGAGCTGCTCTCCTCGCGCCAGCTCCGGAAGGTCGACCTCGGCGGCAACGCGCTCGCCGGGGAGATCCCGGCTGTGCCtgccgccggcgccggcgcgtCCGTCCTCGAGCACCTTGACCTCAGCAACAACTCCCTCGCGGGCGCCATCCCGCCGGAGCTGCTGGCTTCTCTCCCGGGGATCCGGGTGCTGAACCTGAGCACCAACGGCCTCACCGGGCCGTTGCCCGAGTTCCCGGCCCACTGCCGGCTCACCTACCTCGCCGTCGACAGCAACGGCGGCATCACCGGTGAGCTCCCCGGAAGCCTCGCCAACTGCGGCAACCTCACCGACATAATCCTATCCTACAACAAGATCGGCGGCACGGTGCCGGATTTCTTCGCGTCCCTGCCAAGGCTGCAGCAGCTGTTCCTCGACGACAACAGCTTCGTCGGGGAGCTGCCGGCGAGCATCGGCGAGCTCGCCGACCTGGAAAGCCTGGCGGTCACCAAAAACGGGATGACCGGACCTGTTCCGGAGGCAATCGGGAGATGCAAGTCCTTGACGATGCTGTATCTGAACGGCAACTGGTTCAACGGCTCGATCCCGCGGTTCGTCGGTAACCTGAGCCGGCTACAGAGGTTCTCCATGGCCGACAACGGCATGGCCGGAACAATCCCGCGAGAAATCGGGAAGTGCCGGGAGCTGGTGGAGCTCCAGCTGCAGAACAACAGCCTCTCCGGGACGATCCCGCCGGATTTCAGCGAGCTCGGCCGTCTGCGGAAGCTGGCCCTGTTCAAGAACACGCTCCATGGGACGGTGCCTCCGGCGCTGTGGCAAATGCCGGACATGGAGGAGCTGCAGCTCTACAACAACAGCCTGAGCGGAGAGGTTCCTGCCGGGATCACGCAGTCGAGGAAGCTCAGAGAGCTCATCCTGGCGTTCAACAACTTCACCGGCGAGGTCCCGGGAGCGCTGGGGCTGAACACGACCCATGGGCTCGTTCGTGTCGACCTGACCGGCAACCGCTTCCGCGGCGCGATCCCGGCCGGTCTCTGCACCGGCGGCCGGCTCGCCGTGCTTGTCGTCGGACACAACCAGTTCAGTGGGGGCATTCCCGGGGAGATAGCGAAATGTCAGTCTCTCTGGAGGGTCAGATTCAACGACAACAAGTTGAGTGGGAGCTTGCAAGATTTGGCCACGAACACCGGGTGGTCATTTGTGGACCTGAGTGGCAACCGGTTTGATGGGAGGATACCAAGTGTGCTCGGCTCATGGCGCAACCTCACCATGCTTGATCTGTCTAGCAACAACTTCGCCGGCCCGATACCGCACGAGCTCGGAGCTCTAAGCATGATCGGGACTCTGCGATTGTCGTTGAACCGGCTCACCGGACCGATACCGCCAGAGCTTAAGAACTGCAAGAGGCTCTTCTATTTGGACCTTGGAGGTAACCATCTGAATGGAAGCATACCAGCAGAGGTTGCAACACTCGATAGCCTGCAATATCTTCTGCTCGGTGGCAACAAGCTCACCGGAACAATCCCCGACTCCTTCACTGCAACACAGGGCCTTCTTGAGCTGGACCTTGGTGGCAACTCTTTGGAAGGAACCATCCCTGTTAGCTTAGGAAACCTTCAGTACATCTCAAGAAATCTGGACCTTAGCAACAACAGACTAAGGGGCCAGATTCCAAGTAGCCTCGGCAACCTTCggagcttggaggtgctcgacTTGTCGGCAAACTCGTTATCCGGTCCGATTCCATCACAGCTTTCCAACATGATCTCACTCTCTGCGGTGAATGTTTCGTTCAATGAGCTCTCTGGCCAGCTCCCTGCTGGCAACTGGGCTAAGCTCGCCGACGAGTCCCCCGACGCTTTTCGCGGGAACGCTCAGTTGTGCACACATCCTGGCAATGCACCTTGCTCAAGAGACCAGTCTCGCAAAACCCGAAGGAGGAACACACAAGTTATTGTGGCATTGTTACTGTCAACATTCACAGTCATGGTTGCAGCATTGTGTGCTATCCATTTCATTGTGAAGAGGTCGAAGCGCCTATCGGCGAAAAATGGCTCGGTGCGCAACCTCGACTCAACAGAGGAGCTGCCAGAGGATCTGACCTATGAAGACATCCTCCGGGCCACCGACAACTTGAGCGAGAAGTACGTCATCGGCAAAGGCCGGCACGGCACGGTATACAAGACGCAGTTTGCCGTCGGGAAGCAGTGGGCGGTCAAGACGGTTGATCTGTCACGGTGCGGATTCCCCATTGAGATGAAGATACTCAACACGGTGAGGCACCGGAACATCGTCAGGATGGCCGGGTACTGCATTCGAAGAAATGTTGGCATGATCCTCTACGAGTACATGCCGGAGGGGACTCTGTTCGAGCTGCTGCATGAGAGGACGCCCCAGGTGGCTCTAGACTGGACGGCCAGGCATATCATCGCCCTCGGTGCCGCGGAAGGCCTCTCATATCTTCACCATGACTGTGTGCCCATGATTGTCCACAGGGATGTCAAGTCGAGTAATATTTTGATGGATGTTGAGTTGGTGCCGAAGATTACAGACTTTGGCATGGGGAAAATCGTCGGCGATGAGGATGCGGACGCGACGGTGTCGGTCGTCGTTGGCACCCTCGGCTACATTGCTCCAG AGCAAGGCTACTCGACGAGGCTGACCGAGAAGAGCGATGTGTACAGCTACGGGGTGGTGCTCCTCGAGCTCCTGACCAGGAAGATGCCCGTTGATCCCGCGTTCGGGGACGGCGTCGACATCGTGACCTGGATGAGGTCCAACCTGACGGTGCAGGCGGACTATGGGAGCATCATGAGCTGCCTGGACGAGGAGATCATGTACTGGCCTGAACATGAGCAGGCGAAGGCGCTGGACCTGTTGGATCTGGCCGTCTCGTGCACGCAGACGGCTTGCCAGTCCAGGCCGTCGATGCGGGAGGTGGTGAACATCTTGATGAGGATAGACGAGAGTATCATCATTTCAGAGCATCATCACAAGTGA